The Saprospiraceae bacterium genome includes a window with the following:
- the sppA gene encoding signal peptide peptidase SppA → MRSFLQTFLASCLGVVASFALLFIILIGMAISGSTSKPSLSNNSILKLNLESAIPEKTDNVAKSFPFGGSEAESIGLRDILRLLEHAATDKKITGIVIENSSVAIGQASLYSLIQGIEKFKESGKFVYSYGDFHSQSSYMLCSVADSVFLNPQGSVDLRGFGSTIPFFKNMLDNVGIEMDIFYAGNFKSATEPFRLTEMSEPNKIQTREFLNEMHEIFSEIITKNRNIDATALDSILTTYGSRTAKKSLEVGLVDALWYKDQLEDFLKTKLNVKADKKLKYVSLGKYSNLTELKDKVKSKDKIAIVYAEGEIIYGSDESGIISEKKYISLLNKIRNDKTIKAVVLRVNSPGGNAFSSDVIWREIERIKESGKPVIASFGDYAASGGYYIAAGADSIVAQPNTLTGSIGVFMMMPNATKLLNDKIGITFDTIKTHPYAVGFSPILSLTENERTVLQEATLEIYDLFVERVATGRKLSIDSTKVIAQGRVWTGRKALELGLVDVLGGLEEAVRIAAEKAGIEKYKVVEYPFVEPDFFATIMKEIQRSKGDDMVKMLSTPEERKLFMQFQELKSIIRCKDPNARLPYIFEFN, encoded by the coding sequence ATGAGATCATTCTTACAGACATTTTTAGCTTCCTGCCTTGGAGTGGTGGCATCTTTTGCACTATTATTTATTATTTTGATAGGCATGGCTATATCTGGTTCCACATCAAAGCCAAGTTTAAGTAATAACAGCATACTTAAATTAAATCTGGAGTCTGCAATACCTGAAAAAACGGATAACGTTGCTAAAAGTTTTCCTTTTGGTGGAAGTGAAGCTGAATCCATTGGGCTCCGGGATATTTTGAGATTATTGGAACATGCAGCCACTGATAAAAAGATTACAGGAATTGTTATTGAAAATAGCTCTGTAGCTATAGGCCAGGCTAGTTTGTATAGTCTGATTCAGGGCATCGAAAAATTTAAGGAAAGTGGCAAGTTTGTTTATTCTTATGGCGATTTTCATTCCCAGTCATCTTATATGTTATGTTCTGTTGCTGATTCTGTGTTTCTAAATCCACAGGGATCAGTTGATTTAAGAGGATTCGGCAGTACGATACCCTTTTTCAAAAACATGCTTGACAATGTGGGCATTGAAATGGATATCTTCTATGCCGGAAATTTCAAGAGCGCTACTGAACCATTCAGACTCACAGAAATGAGCGAGCCCAATAAAATTCAGACAAGAGAATTTTTAAATGAGATGCATGAAATATTTAGCGAAATTATTACTAAAAACAGAAACATTGACGCTACAGCATTAGACAGTATTTTGACCACATATGGGTCCAGAACAGCTAAGAAATCTTTGGAAGTGGGATTGGTAGATGCATTATGGTATAAAGATCAGCTGGAAGATTTTTTAAAGACCAAACTAAATGTAAAAGCAGATAAAAAGCTGAAATATGTTTCTCTTGGAAAATACAGCAATCTTACAGAACTGAAGGATAAAGTAAAATCCAAAGATAAAATAGCGATTGTTTATGCAGAAGGTGAAATTATTTATGGTTCTGACGAATCAGGTATAATCAGTGAAAAAAAATATATTTCACTATTGAATAAAATCAGAAATGATAAAACTATCAAAGCAGTTGTACTCAGAGTGAATTCACCGGGTGGGAATGCATTTTCAAGTGATGTTATATGGAGAGAGATTGAGCGTATTAAAGAAAGTGGTAAGCCTGTTATTGCTTCATTTGGGGATTATGCTGCTTCCGGCGGATATTACATCGCAGCAGGGGCAGATAGCATTGTAGCGCAACCCAATACGCTTACGGGTTCAATTGGAGTCTTTATGATGATGCCAAACGCAACTAAACTATTGAATGATAAAATAGGTATTACTTTTGACACTATCAAAACCCATCCTTATGCTGTGGGTTTTTCACCGATTCTTAGCTTGACAGAAAACGAACGGACTGTTTTACAGGAGGCTACTTTAGAGATATATGATTTGTTTGTTGAACGTGTTGCTACAGGCAGAAAGCTTAGTATAGATAGTACAAAGGTCATAGCTCAGGGTAGGGTATGGACGGGAAGAAAGGCTTTAGAACTGGGATTGGTAGATGTATTGGGAGGTTTGGAAGAAGCTGTCAGAATTGCAGCAGAAAAAGCTGGTATTGAAAAATATAAAGTTGTAGAGTATCCTTTTGTTGAACCGGATTTTTTTGCTACCATTATGAAAGAAATACAGCGTAGTAAAGGTGATGATATGGTTAAAATGTT
- a CDS encoding UDP-N-acetylmuramoyl-tripeptide--D-alanyl-D-alanine ligase, with amino-acid sequence MNVETFYPIFQSNPDICTDSRKITPNCLFFALKGENFNGNDFALKAIDMGADYAIVDDVRLAEYKKCIVVDDVLRFLQQLATYHRRSLRVPVIAITGSNGKTTSKELIRDVLRKKFNLIATVGNLNNHIGVPLTILMSKSDTELLIVEMGANHQTEIDFLCRIAEPEFGVITNVGKAHLEGFGGFEGVKKGKSELYRYLSENEGTIFLNAEDIELADLVPSGSRVVSYHPSELLTQVDSDPFITCTYKGGIIKTQLIGSFNLANISLAIAIGNYFGVDDAEIVKSISSYSPDNNRSQLKRKDDNIYVMDAYNANPSSMALSIKSFASSDFEKKILVIGDMLELGEESKNEHFAIISLINEYKWQDVLYVGKHFYQFNGQFKGNFFLTSTDAANYLHKMDYRNVAFLLKGSRGIALEKIMDV; translated from the coding sequence ATGAATGTAGAAACTTTTTACCCAATATTTCAGAGTAACCCGGATATTTGTACCGATAGCCGAAAGATTACTCCCAACTGTCTTTTTTTTGCATTAAAAGGAGAAAATTTTAATGGAAATGACTTTGCTCTCAAAGCTATTGATATGGGAGCAGATTACGCTATTGTAGATGATGTTCGTTTGGCTGAATATAAAAAATGTATTGTTGTTGATGATGTACTGCGTTTTTTACAACAATTGGCAACTTATCATCGCCGTTCCTTAAGAGTGCCGGTTATTGCCATTACGGGTTCCAACGGTAAAACTACATCCAAGGAATTAATCAGAGATGTTCTCAGGAAGAAATTTAATTTAATAGCGACAGTTGGTAATCTGAATAATCATATCGGAGTGCCACTTACCATTTTAATGTCTAAGAGTGATACAGAATTGCTCATCGTAGAGATGGGAGCTAACCATCAGACAGAAATTGACTTTTTATGCAGAATAGCTGAGCCGGAGTTTGGCGTCATTACGAATGTCGGGAAGGCACATCTGGAAGGTTTTGGAGGTTTTGAAGGGGTCAAAAAAGGAAAATCAGAGCTTTACAGGTACCTGTCTGAAAATGAGGGAACGATCTTTTTGAATGCTGAAGACATCGAACTGGCAGATTTAGTCCCATCAGGTTCCAGAGTAGTATCTTATCATCCTTCTGAATTACTGACCCAGGTAGATTCAGATCCATTTATTACATGTACTTATAAGGGAGGAATTATAAAAACACAATTAATCGGTTCATTTAACTTGGCAAATATATCCTTAGCAATTGCTATCGGAAATTATTTTGGTGTGGATGATGCTGAAATTGTAAAGTCTATCTCAAGTTATTCGCCCGACAACAATCGTTCACAATTGAAGCGGAAAGATGATAACATCTACGTGATGGATGCATATAATGCAAATCCAAGCAGTATGGCATTAAGTATTAAAAGTTTTGCATCTTCAGATTTTGAAAAAAAGATACTGGTGATAGGTGATATGCTTGAACTAGGTGAAGAAAGTAAAAACGAACATTTTGCAATTATCAGTTTGATTAATGAATATAAATGGCAGGACGTATTGTATGTTGGAAAGCACTTTTATCAATTTAATGGACAGTTTAAAGGTAATTTTTTTCTGACATCCACTGACGCAGCCAATTATCTCCATAAAATGGATTACAGAAATGTAGCATTTTTACTCAAAGGATCCCGAGGCATTGCTTTGGAAAAAATTATGGATGTTTAA
- a CDS encoding SUMF1/EgtB/PvdO family nonheme iron enzyme: MKSLIQSICFLAIIAFTFGSCKKGGEKSSSTGWNYNDPEWGGFEKINYEGQIDGPNLVLIEGGTFSMGLTQEEVTFEYNNIPRRVTVSSFYMDETEVSNIDYKEYLFWLRERYVSYPEVWKKALPDTLVWREELAYNEPFVYTYFRHPSYDNYPVVGVNWLQANDYCKWRSNRVNEMLLVERGVLNLTPDEKDSGTFDSKAYLAGQYQGNVKKNLPDVKSGGERPVKFEDGILLPDYRLPTEAEWEYAALALQGNQPTSDDEVYTERRFFPWNGNTARYKIRNASQGKILANFKRGRGDYMGLAGNLNDNASHPGPVREYLPNDFGLYNMAGNVSEWTMDTYRPTTSTTLIDAENHDLNPFRGNRFEELVLDEDGNPVEKDSLGSLKYRYIDDEQAADRENYKKGDVRNFEDGDEDYIQYLYGVSSLVSDKSKVYKGGSWSDRLYWLSPGARRFKDEDKSSRDLGFRCAMQRVGGAAGNEDVGGNHFKESGRKVKRRYK, encoded by the coding sequence ATGAAAAGTTTAATTCAATCAATTTGCTTTTTAGCAATAATCGCTTTTACATTTGGTTCATGTAAAAAAGGCGGAGAGAAGTCTTCTTCCACAGGATGGAACTATAATGATCCGGAATGGGGTGGTTTCGAAAAGATTAATTACGAAGGTCAGATAGACGGTCCCAATCTGGTATTGATCGAAGGGGGTACTTTCTCTATGGGTCTTACCCAGGAAGAAGTTACATTCGAATATAATAATATTCCAAGGAGGGTGACTGTTTCATCGTTTTATATGGATGAAACAGAAGTCTCAAATATTGACTATAAAGAATATTTATTCTGGTTGAGAGAACGATATGTCTCTTATCCGGAAGTATGGAAGAAAGCTCTTCCGGATACTCTTGTTTGGAGAGAAGAGTTGGCTTACAATGAGCCATTTGTTTACACATATTTCAGACATCCTTCTTATGATAATTATCCGGTCGTAGGAGTTAACTGGCTTCAGGCTAATGACTATTGTAAATGGAGGTCAAACAGAGTAAATGAAATGTTGCTTGTTGAAAGAGGTGTTTTAAATCTTACTCCAGATGAGAAGGATTCCGGTACTTTTGATTCCAAAGCATATCTTGCCGGTCAGTATCAGGGAAATGTCAAGAAGAATCTCCCGGATGTTAAGTCGGGTGGTGAAAGACCTGTTAAGTTTGAAGACGGAATACTTCTTCCGGACTACAGATTGCCTACAGAAGCTGAGTGGGAATATGCAGCACTTGCATTGCAAGGAAATCAACCCACTTCTGATGACGAAGTTTATACTGAAAGAAGATTTTTTCCTTGGAATGGTAACACTGCCAGATACAAAATCCGAAATGCTTCTCAAGGTAAAATACTTGCAAACTTTAAAAGGGGAAGAGGTGACTACATGGGTCTTGCGGGTAATCTCAACGATAATGCTTCACATCCTGGTCCGGTAAGAGAATATCTTCCAAATGACTTTGGATTATATAACATGGCAGGTAATGTAAGTGAATGGACTATGGATACCTATCGTCCTACCACAAGTACAACCCTCATTGATGCAGAAAATCACGATTTGAACCCATTTAGGGGTAATAGATTTGAAGAGTTGGTTTTAGATGAAGATGGTAATCCTGTTGAAAAGGATTCATTAGGAAGCCTTAAATATCGTTACATTGATGATGAACAAGCGGCAGACAGAGAAAACTATAAAAAGGGAGATGTAAGAAATTTTGAAGATGGTGATGAAGATTATATACAATATCTGTATGGTGTTTCATCTCTGGTATCTGATAAATCCAAAGTGTATAAAGGAGGTTCATGGTCTGACAGGTTGTACTGGTTGTCTCCGGGTGCAAGAAGATTTAAAGATGAAGATAAATCATCACGTGATTTAGGTTTCAGATGCGCAATGCAAAGAGTGGGTGGAGCTGCCGGAAATGAAGATGTGGGTGGAAACCATTTTAAAGAAAGTGGACGTAAAGTCAAAAGAAGATACAAATAA
- a CDS encoding PorP/SprF family type IX secretion system membrane protein yields the protein MLLGILSQDCLSQDPVFSQFYNAPLQLNPGLAGNSSAPVFHLNYRNQWPGLGNIYTTYAASYSQFLNGVNSGVGVQILSDNAGDGIMRSTRIAGTYSYRLKINRTSFIKGGIEAGFGNLSLDWDRLTFGDGIDPRFGSVSPGGVPYPSSEVRPDVGSRNFLTISSGLVLYNPNYYVGLSVRNMNTPNISFVRSQIGSVGNGSFLPILFSLHGGMQIILQKGNKQIDDTFISPNVLFATQSGFNQLTFGSMLSVNKIFGGVWYRIAGRNQDALIVSLGMKKDFFKISYSFDYTTSSLSINQGGSHEVGIVLNFDSFYPEKVNYNDCFQIFR from the coding sequence TTGCTTTTAGGAATTTTATCTCAAGACTGTCTTTCTCAGGATCCTGTATTCAGTCAATTTTATAATGCACCACTACAATTAAATCCCGGGTTGGCGGGAAATTCGAGTGCTCCTGTATTTCATCTGAATTATCGTAACCAATGGCCGGGATTAGGTAATATATATACAACCTATGCAGCTTCTTACAGTCAATTTTTAAATGGTGTCAACAGCGGAGTGGGTGTTCAAATATTATCAGACAATGCAGGCGATGGGATTATGCGTTCTACCCGCATAGCAGGAACTTATTCATACAGATTGAAAATTAACAGAACGTCTTTTATAAAAGGAGGAATAGAAGCAGGATTTGGGAATTTAAGCCTGGACTGGGATAGATTGACATTCGGCGATGGTATTGACCCTAGATTTGGATCGGTCTCACCGGGTGGAGTACCTTATCCAAGTTCAGAAGTGAGACCGGATGTTGGTAGCAGAAACTTTTTGACAATTTCTTCAGGACTTGTACTCTACAATCCCAACTATTATGTAGGATTGAGTGTCAGAAATATGAATACTCCGAATATATCTTTTGTGAGGAGTCAGATAGGTTCAGTAGGAAATGGAAGTTTTTTGCCGATTCTGTTTTCTTTACATGGTGGAATGCAAATAATTCTCCAAAAAGGCAATAAACAAATTGACGATACGTTTATTTCTCCAAATGTCTTATTCGCAACACAATCCGGTTTCAATCAGTTGACTTTTGGATCAATGTTGTCTGTAAATAAGATTTTTGGTGGGGTGTGGTATAGAATTGCCGGAAGAAATCAGGATGCACTCATAGTTTCTCTCGGAATGAAAAAAGATTTTTTCAAAATATCATATAGTTTTGATTATACAACTTCATCATTATCTATCAATCAGGGAGGAAGTCACGAGGTAGGAATCGTTCTGAATTTTGACAGTTTTTATCCTGAGAAAGTCAATTATAACGATTGTTTTCAAATTTTCAGGTGA
- the porU gene encoding type IX secretion system sortase PorU gives MQLRITALVLLFSIVVTNILTSQVQKNLRHSIQWMEKTNDFSNKIYYSFKGGIINDINPDIDLFTQSIEVSGDNAAQAEIITFNTNVLQSGRISPDNITERIQISAEVIEVRKKHFLNISFLPVRKLNSDNYELLVDFEIKITLTPKDGKGLRGPLGTTRSVLADGDVYRIEVDKTGIYRIDRTFLETRLGIDVSKINPRHIKLYGNGGGMLPESNASERPDDLTENRIYIEGEQDGRFDNNDYILFYGEGPDKWKMNTTESEYLFEKNIYDTKNYYFLKISESNGLRISNNSIPSQPAQIEMNTFDFPQRFEADKINLLGAQAGTYGTGKEWYGDSFRTTRDRNYTSEFNFNDLDISQDINVKMLFAGRAAVSSKVILTIGERNLERTISSVNVSNLESTYAQKITLSENIKISNANPSVRLQYPNVSSESDGWIDYIQITGKHFLKLTTNQKAFRNIDASKVNVAAFNLQGYSGQLIWDITEPYAPSGVIAQDNKIIFETKGKNREFIAFSLSSGMFSPLSGGKIANQNLHDISDEDMLVVYHSAFAPAVEKFINHRQSHSGLKIRGAEMSQVYNEFSSGKTDPSAIRDMARLLLQRNPQFKYLLLFGDGSYDYKNLMPNIKNENFVPVYQTDQSLNSISGFPSDDYFGLLGDNEGVGLKGGLDLYVGRFPVKTIQEAEVAVAKIVHYDNSPDNFGDWRLRTGYAADDEDFNTHVRDMDDIARESEIRDDNYNQQKIYFDAFRQISTSGENRYPDANRLLNDNIIKGQVTLTYLGHGGFNGWAQERVLTVTDIQKWNNYNSMALLITATCSFAAYDDPAITSPAEFAFLNPNGGAIALFSTTRPVFTSSNKQLTSAVHELVFKKENGAAPRLGQILSDGKNKYQSDFFIENSRKFTLIGDPSMQIAMPKYDIITSKINGRQTNNQTDTLRALSKVTIEGFIADTDGSVLESFNGTIFPTLYDKKARLQTLGNDATSPIFGFDVFRNIIFKGSASVKNGLWSFSFYVPKDINYTIGSGRLSLYATDEQKTDAGGVFTGFSIGGSGEGLLANDIPPDVELFMNDENFVHGGMTNQNPLLIANLSDDFGINVTGNAIGHDITAIIDDDNQNIIILNEFFQSTKDDFRSGVVKYPLSNLTKGQHNIRLKAWDISNNSTEKRIDFIVSDNSDDNLKHVLNYPNPFTTFTKFNFEHDLANTELDVQINIYSISGKLVKTISDTRFTTGFRINDIPWDGRDDYESKLAKGVYLYKVKVTSKDLNLSRESSFEKLIIL, from the coding sequence ATGCAACTCAGAATCACCGCATTGGTACTTTTATTTTCGATTGTAGTAACCAATATATTGACTTCACAAGTTCAAAAAAATCTGAGACATTCAATACAATGGATGGAAAAAACAAATGATTTTTCTAATAAAATTTATTATTCTTTTAAGGGTGGCATCATTAATGATATTAATCCGGATATTGATTTATTTACACAGAGTATTGAGGTCTCCGGTGATAATGCTGCACAGGCAGAAATTATTACTTTTAACACAAATGTATTACAATCTGGCAGAATAAGCCCGGATAATATAACGGAGCGGATTCAAATATCTGCAGAAGTAATCGAAGTCAGAAAAAAGCATTTTTTAAATATTTCTTTCCTCCCCGTCCGGAAATTAAATAGTGACAATTATGAGCTTCTGGTAGATTTTGAAATTAAAATTACACTTACACCTAAAGATGGTAAGGGATTAAGAGGTCCTTTGGGTACCACAAGATCCGTACTTGCCGATGGTGATGTGTACAGGATTGAAGTCGATAAAACGGGTATATATCGAATAGACAGAACTTTTCTGGAGACCCGATTGGGGATTGATGTTTCTAAAATCAACCCCCGGCATATAAAATTATATGGTAACGGTGGTGGTATGCTTCCGGAGTCTAATGCATCCGAAAGGCCTGATGATCTCACAGAAAATCGTATTTATATTGAGGGTGAACAGGATGGCAGATTTGACAATAATGATTATATTTTGTTTTACGGCGAAGGTCCTGACAAATGGAAAATGAACACTACAGAAAGTGAATATCTGTTTGAAAAGAATATTTATGACACAAAGAACTATTATTTCTTAAAAATATCAGAAAGTAACGGACTAAGAATTTCCAATAATTCTATCCCTTCTCAACCAGCTCAGATAGAAATGAATACATTTGATTTTCCGCAAAGATTCGAAGCTGATAAAATAAATCTATTGGGAGCTCAGGCAGGAACATACGGAACCGGTAAAGAATGGTACGGAGATAGCTTCAGGACGACACGTGACCGTAATTACACAAGCGAATTTAATTTTAATGATCTGGACATCAGTCAGGATATCAATGTAAAAATGCTGTTTGCCGGCAGGGCAGCTGTAAGTAGCAAAGTAATTCTGACTATTGGAGAACGTAATTTAGAAAGAACTATCAGCAGTGTAAATGTATCCAATCTTGAATCTACGTACGCTCAAAAAATCACATTAAGTGAAAATATAAAAATATCCAATGCAAACCCTTCTGTTCGCTTGCAATATCCCAATGTATCATCCGAAAGTGATGGTTGGATCGATTATATCCAAATTACGGGCAAACACTTTTTAAAACTTACAACAAACCAAAAAGCATTCAGAAATATAGATGCATCCAAAGTAAATGTTGCTGCTTTTAATTTGCAGGGTTACTCCGGTCAACTGATCTGGGATATTACAGAACCTTACGCCCCTTCAGGAGTAATAGCTCAAGATAATAAAATCATATTTGAAACGAAAGGGAAAAACAGAGAATTTATAGCTTTCTCACTTTCTTCGGGAATGTTTTCACCACTTTCCGGCGGAAAAATAGCTAACCAGAATTTACATGATATTAGTGATGAAGACATGCTGGTCGTTTATCATTCTGCGTTTGCTCCTGCTGTTGAAAAATTTATTAATCACAGACAATCACACTCAGGCCTGAAAATAAGAGGTGCTGAAATGAGTCAGGTTTACAACGAATTCAGTTCAGGAAAAACTGATCCTTCAGCTATAAGAGATATGGCAAGATTACTACTCCAGAGAAATCCACAATTTAAGTATCTGTTGTTGTTTGGGGATGGGTCATATGATTATAAAAATTTGATGCCAAACATTAAAAATGAAAATTTTGTACCGGTTTATCAGACAGATCAGTCACTTAATTCCATATCAGGATTTCCATCTGACGACTATTTTGGTCTGTTAGGAGATAATGAAGGAGTAGGTCTTAAAGGTGGGCTGGATTTGTACGTAGGAAGGTTTCCGGTAAAAACGATACAGGAAGCTGAAGTTGCAGTTGCAAAAATTGTTCATTATGATAACTCACCTGACAATTTTGGAGACTGGAGACTGAGAACAGGATATGCAGCTGATGACGAAGATTTTAATACACATGTCAGAGATATGGATGACATAGCACGGGAGTCTGAAATCCGGGATGATAACTATAATCAACAGAAGATTTATTTTGATGCCTTCCGGCAGATTTCTACTTCAGGTGAAAACCGATATCCGGATGCCAACCGATTATTGAATGATAATATTATTAAGGGACAAGTTACACTCACTTATCTTGGCCATGGCGGTTTTAACGGATGGGCACAGGAAAGGGTATTGACAGTAACAGACATTCAGAAATGGAATAATTACAATAGTATGGCTCTGCTTATAACGGCCACCTGTTCATTTGCCGCTTATGATGATCCTGCCATTACCAGTCCAGCTGAATTTGCATTCCTAAATCCAAACGGCGGGGCTATTGCACTATTTAGTACTACCCGGCCTGTGTTTACGTCCAGTAATAAACAACTTACTTCAGCGGTACATGAATTGGTGTTTAAAAAAGAAAATGGTGCAGCTCCGAGATTGGGTCAAATCCTGAGTGATGGTAAAAATAAGTATCAGTCTGATTTTTTTATTGAAAACTCAAGGAAATTTACATTGATCGGCGACCCTTCTATGCAAATTGCGATGCCAAAATACGATATTATTACTTCAAAAATAAATGGCCGCCAGACCAATAATCAAACAGACACTTTAAGGGCGTTGAGCAAAGTAACAATTGAAGGATTTATTGCCGATACGGATGGTTCAGTTTTAGAATCTTTTAACGGAACTATTTTTCCGACATTGTATGACAAAAAAGCACGACTTCAGACCCTTGGTAATGATGCGACTTCGCCTATTTTTGGTTTTGATGTATTCAGAAATATTATTTTTAAAGGTTCTGCAAGTGTAAAAAACGGTCTTTGGTCATTTAGTTTCTACGTACCTAAAGATATTAATTATACTATTGGAAGTGGTAGATTGTCATTGTATGCCACAGATGAGCAAAAAACTGATGCAGGCGGTGTCTTTACAGGTTTCAGTATTGGAGGCAGTGGAGAAGGCTTACTGGCAAATGATATACCCCCAGATGTAGAACTTTTTATGAATGATGAAAATTTTGTTCATGGTGGTATGACCAATCAAAACCCGTTGTTGATTGCGAATCTGAGTGATGATTTTGGAATCAACGTCACCGGAAATGCAATCGGTCATGATATAACCGCCATTATTGATGATGATAATCAAAACATCATTATTTTGAATGAATTTTTCCAGTCCACCAAAGATGATTTCAGAAGTGGAGTAGTAAAATATCCTCTGTCGAATTTAACGAAAGGACAACACAATATCAGGTTAAAAGCATGGGATATTTCCAACAATTCAACTGAAAAAAGAATTGATTTCATTGTATCAGACAACTCAGACGATAATCTGAAGCATGTTTTGAATTATCCGAATCCATTTACTACTTTTACAAAATTCAATTTTGAACATGATCTGGCAAATACAGAACTGGATGTTCAAATTAATATTTACAGTATATCCGGCAAACTTGTCAAAACAATATCTGATACGAGATTTACAACCGGATTCAGAATTAATGATATCCCCTGGGATGGAAGAGACGATTATGAAAGTAAGCTGGCTAAAGGAGTATATCTGTATAAAGTGAAAGTAACATCCAAAGATTTAAACTTATCCAGAGAGAGTAGTTTTGAAAAACTAATTATTCTCTGA
- the porV gene encoding type IX secretion system outer membrane channel protein PorV, whose amino-acid sequence MSIYKLSIVSLFTILPLLTNAQFWDPIKNCVVDNNGICVSNTLLTALPFLRITPDARSGAMGDVGVALTPDANTLHFNPASMAFVKDKAAASITYTPWLRNLNLDDIFLLYMSGYTKLDDFQTLSAGIRYFSLGDIEFTDAQGGSLGTGRPREAEFAVSYARKLGDNFSAGLTGKYVFSNLATGFQVMGADISTAQAFAVDFGLNYRTKTTMGGYKGEWSFGVAMTNIGSKVSYIRDNIVKDFIPANFGLGTALTLDFDQYNSLTMAFDINKLMVPTPIAQFQVGEDGEPVPNPEWDKDNNGVPDYREKALFSGILGSFGDAQGGFREEMKELTFGLGLEYWYDKQFAFRTGYYYESSEKGNRKFFTVGAGIKYNIFGINLSYLVPTSIIPNPLDNTLRFSLLFDFAIFRADQE is encoded by the coding sequence ATGAGTATTTATAAACTAAGTATTGTCTCGCTTTTTACAATACTACCCTTATTAACCAACGCCCAGTTTTGGGATCCTATTAAAAATTGTGTTGTTGATAACAACGGAATTTGTGTATCAAATACCTTGCTTACCGCACTGCCCTTTCTGCGCATTACACCTGATGCACGTTCAGGAGCCATGGGTGATGTAGGAGTTGCACTGACTCCTGATGCCAACACTCTTCATTTCAATCCCGCTTCTATGGCGTTTGTAAAAGATAAAGCAGCTGCATCTATTACATACACTCCCTGGTTGCGTAACCTTAATCTGGATGATATCTTTTTGTTATATATGTCAGGATACACCAAACTGGATGATTTTCAGACATTAAGTGCAGGAATCAGATACTTTTCATTGGGGGATATAGAATTTACAGATGCACAAGGTGGTTCATTGGGTACCGGAAGACCCAGAGAAGCTGAGTTTGCTGTATCTTATGCCCGAAAACTGGGAGATAATTTTTCTGCGGGATTAACAGGTAAATACGTTTTTTCAAATCTTGCTACCGGATTTCAGGTGATGGGTGCAGATATCAGTACTGCTCAGGCATTTGCGGTAGACTTTGGTTTGAACTACAGAACTAAAACAACCATGGGTGGCTATAAAGGAGAATGGTCTTTCGGAGTGGCTATGACCAACATCGGATCAAAAGTATCCTACATCCGGGATAACATTGTAAAAGACTTTATCCCTGCAAACTTTGGTCTGGGTACTGCATTAACACTTGATTTCGACCAGTACAACAGTCTGACGATGGCTTTTGATATTAATAAGTTGATGGTTCCGACACCGATTGCACAATTTCAGGTAGGTGAGGATGGTGAACCTGTTCCTAATCCTGAGTGGGATAAAGACAATAATGGAGTTCCTGATTACAGGGAAAAAGCATTGTTTTCAGGTATTCTCGGCTCATTCGGAGATGCACAAGGTGGATTCAGAGAAGAAATGAAAGAACTTACATTCGGCTTGGGTTTGGAATACTGGTATGACAAACAATTTGCTTTCAGAACCGGTTATTATTATGAAAGCTCGGAAAAAGGTAACAGAAAGTTTTTTACTGTAGGAGCAGGTATCAAATACAATATTTTTGGGATTAATTTATCTTACTTAGTTCCTACTTCTATAATTCCAAATCCGTTGGATAACACACTTAGATTTTCATTGTTATTTGACTTTGCAATATTCAGAGCAGATCAGGAATAA